One segment of Parachlamydia acanthamoebae DNA contains the following:
- a CDS encoding MFS transporter — protein MGGCIILAQVVMVVVAYSLGFAMNHIGRKPIFLLGLAILPLRATLYTLTLNPIALLAIQLLDGIGAGIFGVIGVITISDIAKGTGRFNFSLSLIALSQGIGASLSNVMAGYVVSQLGFNSGFLMLACIGLFGLFFFGIFMPETKN, from the coding sequence ATGGGAGGTTGCATTATTTTAGCACAAGTTGTCATGGTTGTAGTGGCGTATAGCTTAGGATTTGCAATGAATCATATCGGGCGAAAACCTATTTTTTTGCTCGGATTGGCCATATTACCACTACGAGCCACCCTGTATACGCTAACACTTAATCCTATCGCACTTCTAGCTATCCAGCTGCTGGATGGAATTGGGGCAGGAATCTTTGGAGTCATTGGAGTGATTACGATATCTGATATCGCTAAAGGAACAGGTCGTTTTAATTTTTCCTTAAGCTTAATCGCCTTATCGCAAGGAATCGGAGCCTCTTTAAGTAATGTAATGGCTGGCTATGTCGTGAGTCAGCTGGGCTTTAATAGTGGTTTTTTGATGCTTGCTTGTATCGGATTATTCGGCTTGTTTTTCTTTGGAATCTTTATGCCAGAAACAAAAAATTAA
- a CDS encoding MFS transporter — MPLEKRPSPRSIFGLSWMIFFLSDVRPGIGPFLSIFLKSYLKWSSDWVGLALGTMDLTAALSQIPCGLLVDALKIKRAFLFCSCLAISLGCLIILYIPQFSTVIFAQALIGLAAAIIPPAIAAITLGLVGRKQLPKRISLNETWGHAGNVATAGIVALADTY; from the coding sequence ATGCCGCTAGAAAAACGTCCTTCCCCACGCAGCATTTTTGGTCTGAGTTGGATGATTTTCTTTTTATCCGATGTGCGCCCAGGCATTGGTCCTTTTTTATCAATTTTCTTAAAATCATATCTGAAATGGAGCTCAGATTGGGTTGGACTTGCTCTCGGAACGATGGATTTAACAGCAGCCCTTAGCCAAATCCCTTGTGGCTTACTTGTTGACGCATTAAAAATAAAACGAGCCTTTTTATTTTGCTCTTGCTTAGCCATTTCTTTGGGCTGCCTGATTATTTTATACATCCCACAGTTTTCTACGGTTATTTTTGCCCAGGCATTGATCGGTCTAGCAGCGGCTATTATTCCACCCGCAATTGCTGCAATCACTTTAGGGCTTGTGGGAAGAAAGCAGTTACCTAAGAGAATCAGCTTAAACGAAACCTGGGGACATGCGGGCAACGTTGCTACAGCAGGCATCGTGGCTTTAGCGGATACCTACTAG
- a CDS encoding TenA family protein yields MKFTDHLWQQISPIYQKILSNPFCVELASGQLSQERFHFYIQQDAHYLMHYSRALALIAGRSHTPQMIDIFLNFALDSIAAKRRLYNTFLPEGYCDSSPNLSTACIVYPRYLIATATTASLEEAIASVVPCFWLYREVGHHVGSQMGDDNPYLLWKSTYSSQKYSDDTDKLIAILDEIADKSSNSTLARIEDTFKDCSQFEWQFWNDAYYMHYFQKNSVNNAICAA; encoded by the coding sequence ATGAAGTTTACAGATCACCTTTGGCAACAAATTTCGCCCATCTATCAAAAGATTTTATCTAACCCTTTTTGCGTGGAGCTTGCTTCAGGGCAGTTAAGTCAGGAACGTTTCCACTTTTATATTCAGCAAGACGCCCATTACCTAATGCACTACTCGCGTGCTTTGGCTCTCATTGCTGGTCGTTCACATACGCCACAAATGATCGATATATTTTTGAATTTTGCACTGGATTCTATTGCAGCCAAACGCCGCTTATATAACACTTTTTTACCAGAAGGTTATTGCGACAGTTCCCCTAACCTTTCTACTGCCTGCATTGTCTACCCCAGATATCTCATTGCAACCGCCACAACCGCTTCTCTAGAAGAAGCAATTGCATCTGTAGTGCCATGCTTTTGGCTTTATCGAGAAGTAGGCCATCATGTGGGAAGTCAAATGGGCGACGATAATCCCTATCTGCTTTGGAAAAGTACCTATTCCAGCCAAAAGTATTCGGATGATACCGATAAGCTGATTGCTATTTTGGACGAAATCGCGGATAAAAGCTCAAATTCTACGTTAGCTCGTATTGAAGATACCTTTAAAGATTGTTCTCAATTTGAATGGCAATTTTGGAATGACGCTTACTATATGCATTACTTCCAGAAAAATTCTGTAAATAATGCCATATGCGCAGCCTAA